A stretch of Gadus macrocephalus chromosome 17, ASM3116895v1 DNA encodes these proteins:
- the LOC132475427 gene encoding uncharacterized protein LOC132475427, producing MTKTVIQYLLLSTFVWLLNSLSVSQTVEVEAGDTVTFSCRNVSDIPTLSTWMRAGRTSKPFVISTGYGTSPSTGRHSDGIQQSRFVAEYGASFINLTIMKVNSSDSGWYYCIFYIRGDLVVNSTWLLVHENGTFHAEEDPNSEKPRPVKCEGNWIMVGGLFGSAVIILVLVIVGLVFRIAHQRKLQKDTTNQPQLQESQVQKPELAEVCYSMLSFRQKNRRGGPRPKDLDTAIVYTATRRL from the exons ATGACTAAAACAGTGATACAATATCTACTTCTCAGCACCTTTG tttGGCTCCTCAACTCCCTCTCCGTGTCTCAGACCGTGGAGGTAGAGGCGGGGGACACTGTCACCTTTTCCTGTAGAAATGTGTCCGATATTCCCACACTGTCTACCTGGATGAGGGCAGGTCGCACATCCAAGCCCTTTGTCATCTCCACTGGGTATGGAACTTCTCCTTCGACAGGGAGACACAGTGATGGTATCCAACAAAGTCGATTTGTAGCGGAATACGGTGCCTCTTTCATCAATCTTACAATAATGAAAGTGAATTCTTCAGACTCTGGCTGGtattattgcattttttacATTAGGGGGGATTTGGTTGTCAACTCAACATGGTTGTTGGTTCATG AAAATGGCACATTTCATGCAGAGGAAGACCCAAATTCTGAAA AACCCCGGCCAGTGAAGTGTGAGGGGAATTGGATCATGGTCGGAGGACTCTTTGGTTCTGCGGTCATCATCCTGGTTCTGGTCATTGTCGGACTCGTTTTTAGAATAGCACATCAACGTAAACTTCAAAAAG ATACTACAAATCAACCTCAACTACAGGAAAGCCAG GTTCAGAAGCCAGAGCTGGCTGAAGTATGCTACTCTATGTTGAGTTTCCGTCAGAAGAACAGAAGAGGGGGGCCCAG